The following are from one region of the Georgenia sp. M64 genome:
- a CDS encoding extracellular solute-binding protein, protein MSLTIRRAATVAVALATVASLAACSADEPAEEATGDATAAGSDDTTLTIYSGRNENLVGPILEDLETAVGTEVEVRYAGSSELAAQLLEEGDGTQADLFFSQDAGALGALAGADMLTELPEDVLDLVEEGYRDADGRWVATSARARVLAYDPEQAPEVADMTGIDEILDEAYRGTIGYAPTNASFHSFVTALRVDRGEDGARQWLEDFAALEPQAYENNNAVLDAVNGGQVSVGLINHYYWYERIAEEGADAVEAEIRFLDSDDPGALVNVAGVGVLNGSDAEDAAFAAVEYLLSEEAQQYFADETAEYPVVEGVSSTEHDLAPLGEGLNIDLNELDSLEETLALLDEVGLT, encoded by the coding sequence ATGTCCCTCACGATCCGCCGCGCCGCCACGGTCGCCGTTGCCCTCGCCACCGTCGCGAGCCTGGCCGCCTGCAGCGCCGACGAGCCGGCCGAGGAGGCCACCGGCGACGCCACCGCCGCCGGCTCCGACGACACGACCCTGACGATCTACTCCGGCCGCAACGAGAACCTCGTCGGCCCGATCCTCGAGGACCTCGAGACCGCCGTCGGCACCGAGGTGGAGGTCCGCTACGCCGGCTCCAGCGAGCTCGCCGCCCAGCTCCTGGAGGAGGGCGACGGCACCCAGGCCGACCTCTTCTTCTCCCAGGACGCCGGTGCGCTGGGCGCCCTGGCGGGTGCCGACATGCTCACCGAGCTGCCCGAGGACGTCCTGGACCTGGTCGAGGAGGGCTACCGCGACGCCGACGGGCGTTGGGTCGCCACCTCCGCCCGGGCGCGTGTTCTCGCCTATGACCCGGAGCAGGCTCCCGAGGTCGCGGACATGACGGGTATCGACGAGATCCTCGACGAGGCCTACCGCGGCACGATCGGCTACGCGCCGACGAACGCCTCGTTCCACAGCTTCGTCACCGCCCTGCGCGTCGACCGCGGCGAGGACGGCGCCCGTCAGTGGCTCGAGGACTTCGCCGCTCTCGAGCCCCAGGCGTACGAGAACAACAACGCGGTCCTCGACGCCGTCAACGGCGGCCAGGTCTCCGTGGGCCTGATCAACCACTACTACTGGTACGAGCGCATCGCCGAGGAGGGCGCCGACGCCGTCGAGGCCGAGATCCGGTTCCTCGACAGCGACGACCCGGGCGCGCTCGTCAACGTCGCGGGCGTCGGTGTGCTGAACGGCTCCGACGCCGAGGACGCGGCCTTCGCGGCCGTCGAGTACCTCCTGTCGGAGGAGGCGCAGCAGTACTTCGCCGACGAGACCGCCGAGTACCCGGTGGTCGAGGGCGTCAGCTCCACCGAGCACGACCTCGCCCCGCTCGGGGAGGGCCTGAACATCGACCTCAACGAGCTGGACTCCCTCGAGGAGACCCTGGCGCTGCTGGACGAGGTCGGGCTGACCTGA